The Chryseobacterium nakagawai genome has a segment encoding these proteins:
- a CDS encoding serine hydrolase domain-containing protein has protein sequence MKQFSQNGTFNGNVLVSKNNKIIYNASFGFTDAAKTKKLTTDYRFNIGSITKEFSGVALLQLQEKGKLKIEDHISQHIPELPKWANEVTIKDLLQYTSGLPNVNWKKIKSNKDIFDDLKLIDKLDFVPGTQYDYNMNNVFLRQFIVEKITGMPYKKYVSKNIFQPCKMNSSEITPIVDEKLIAKGFNNKLTEDKPDFLVGGTFLPTTDLLKWSDCLYSNKVINENSLFELGQQFDLPDTQSSLGEAKFKNKKLVTHSHDGRAGNYEALLVSDLNEKLTIILLGNNYNGKLFEISDAITVILKK, from the coding sequence ATGAAGCAGTTCAGTCAAAATGGGACTTTTAACGGAAATGTTTTGGTTTCAAAGAATAATAAGATCATTTACAACGCTTCCTTTGGCTTTACAGATGCTGCAAAAACAAAGAAACTAACCACTGATTACAGGTTTAATATCGGTTCTATTACCAAAGAATTCAGCGGTGTTGCATTATTACAGTTACAGGAAAAGGGCAAATTGAAAATAGAAGATCATATCTCCCAACACATTCCGGAATTACCCAAATGGGCCAATGAAGTCACTATAAAGGATTTATTACAATACACAAGCGGACTGCCCAATGTAAATTGGAAAAAAATTAAAAGTAATAAAGATATTTTCGATGATTTAAAATTAATCGACAAACTTGATTTTGTGCCGGGAACTCAATACGATTACAACATGAACAATGTTTTTCTAAGACAGTTTATAGTTGAAAAAATTACCGGAATGCCTTACAAAAAGTATGTAAGTAAAAATATTTTCCAGCCATGTAAAATGAATTCGTCTGAAATTACGCCTATTGTTGATGAAAAATTGATTGCAAAAGGATTTAATAACAAATTAACAGAAGATAAACCTGATTTTTTGGTGGGTGGAACTTTCTTACCTACCACTGATTTGCTAAAATGGTCAGATTGCCTCTATTCCAATAAAGTCATTAATGAAAATTCATTGTTTGAATTGGGACAGCAGTTTGATTTACCGGATACTCAGTCCTCTTTGGGCGAAGCCAAATTTAAAAACAAAAAATTAGTTACTCACTCTCATGATGGAAGAGCCGGAAACTATGAAGCCCTTTTGGTTTCTGATCTGAATGAAAAACTAACCATTATCTTACTGGGCAATAATTACAACGGAAAACTATTTGAAATTTCTGATGCGATTACAGTAATTTTAAAAAAATAA